Proteins encoded together in one Buteo buteo chromosome 26, bButBut1.hap1.1, whole genome shotgun sequence window:
- the USP44 gene encoding ubiquitin carboxyl-terminal hydrolase 44 isoform X1: protein MDKCKHIGRLRLAQDHSILNPQKWHCVDCNTTESVWACLSCSHVACGRYIEEHALKHFQESSHPVALEVNELYVFCYLCDDYVLNDNATGDLKLLRSTLSAIKSQNYDCTTRSGRTLRSMGTSDDSYLSHGGAQALLRNEDRMFTALWHRRRAFLGKIFRSWLELTPTGKRILEEERRREEAEERREKARKRRQERKRELKAEMEKMPPRKSSRLQNQIRMSSESASCLQKTSQNMESVAELKKTYTSDEVRLKKISDSPIKRRPTVTPGVTGLRNLGNTCYMNSILQVLSHLLIFRECFLKLDLNQTQELLATATNGKTRSSSKHLSIAASTLHVNESQEKVKGSSSVRRPSLSSGLSGGASKSRNMELIQPREPSSKHISLCHELHTLFQVMWSGKWALVSPFAMLHSVWRLIPAFRGYAQQDAQEFLCELLDKVQQELETTGTRYPALIPASQRKLIKQVLNVVNNIFHGQLLSQVTCLACDNKSNTVEPFWDLSLEFPERYHCNGKEMSSQYPCLLTEMLAKFTETEALEGKIYACDQCNTKRRKFSSKPVILTEAQKQLMVCRLPQVLRLHLKRFRWSGRNHREKIGVHVNFDQMLNMEPYCCRESLKSLLPDCFIYDLSAVVMHHGKGFGSGHYTAYCYNSEGGFWVHCNDSKLNMCTMEEVCKAQAYILFYSQRLTQANGRGKIPHPSTAESQQHTELADCSVANSSS, encoded by the exons ATGGATAAGTGTAAGCACATAGGACGTCTGCGACTGGCCCAAGATCACTCCATTCTGAATCCTCAGAAATGGCATTGCGTGGACTGCAATACTACCGAATCTGTGTGGGCGTGCCTCAGCTGCTCACATGTGGCGTGTGGAAGATATATTGAAGAACATGCACTAAAGCACTTTCAGGAGAGCAGTCACCCAGTGGCATTGGAAGTAAATGAGCTGTATGTTTTCTGTTATCTCTGCGATGATTATGTTCTTAATGATAATGCAACTGGTGATTTAAAACTGTTGCGAAGTACGTTAAGTGCAATCAAGAGTCAAAACTATGATTGCACTACTCGAAGTGGGAGGACTTTGCGTTCTATGGGTACAAGTGATGATTCTTACCTTTCACACGGTGGTGCCCAAGCCTTGCTTCGGAATGAAGATCGCATGTTCACAGCTCTCTGGCACCGACGGCGTGCATTCCTGGGCAAAATATTCAGATCATGGCTTGAGTTGACACCTACTGGAAAAAGGattttggaagaagaaaggcgtcgggaagaagcagaggaaagaagggagaaagctAGGAAGAGAAGACAAGAACGAAAGCGTGAGTTGAaagcagagatggaaaagatgCCTCCAAGAAAGAGCAGTCGTTTACAAAATCAGATTAGAATGTCCTCAGAATCAGCATCCTGCCTGCAAAAGACATCACAGAACATGGAGTCTGTGGCAGAGTTGAAAAAAACGTATACCTCAGATGAAGtaagattgaaaaaaataagtgaCTCTCCAATTAAGCGAAGGCCCACGGTGACTCCTGGGGTAACAGGACTGAGAAACCTAGGAAATACATGCTATATGAATTCTATCCTGCAGGTATTAAGTCACTTACTTATTTTTCGagaatgctttttaaagcttGATCTCAACCAAACTCAGGAACTGCTGGCAACAGCAACCAATGGTAAAACCAGATCTTCATCTAAACACCTGTCAATAGCTGCCTCAACATTACATGTGAATGAGAGCCAAGAGAAAGTAAAGGGATCATCTTCTGTGAGGCGGCCTAGTTTATCCTCTGGATTAAGTGGAGGAGCATCAAAAAGTAGAAATATGGAACTTATTCAGCCCAGGGAGCCCAGTTCAAAGCATATTTCTCTCTGTCATGAGCTGCATACTCTGTTCCAAGTTATGTGGTCTGGCAAATGGGCGCTGGTGTCTCCTTTTGCCATGCTTCATTCTGTGTGGAGGCTAATTCCAGCCTTCAGAGGATATGCCCAACAAGATGCTCAGGAATTTCTCTGTGAACTTTTGGATAAAGTGCAGCAGGAACTGGAGACTACAGGGACCAGATACCCAGCTCTCATCCCTGCCTCTCAAAGAAAACTTATAAAACAGGTTTTGAATGTGGTTAACAACATTTTTCATGGACAGCTATTAAGTCAG GTTACATGTCTTGCCTGTGACAATAAATCAAATACTGTAGAACCTTTCTGGGACCTGTCCCTGGAGTTTCCTGAGAGGTATCACTGCAATGGCAAGGAGATGTCGTCTCAGTATCCATGTCTGCTAACAGAAATGCTGGCCAAGTTTACAGAAACTGAAGCTTTGGAAGGAAAGATATATGCGTGTGATCAGTGCAACA CAAAACGAAGGAAGTTTTCTTCTAAACCAGTTATACTCACAGAAGCTCAGAAGCAGCTTATGGTGTGTCGACTACCTCAGGTTCTCAGATTACACCTTAAACGGTTTAG GTGGTCAGGACGCAATCATCGTGAGAAGATTGGCGTACATGTTAATTTTGATCAAATGCTGAACATGGAGCCTTATTGCTGCAGAGAATCCCTCAAGTCCCTCCTACCCGACTGCTTTATCTACGACTTGTCTGCTGTGGTAATGCATCACGGGAAAGGATTTGGCTCAGGGCACTACACTGCCTACTGCTACAATTCAGAAGGAG GATTTTGGGTACACTGCAATGATTCAAAACTCAACATGTGCACTATGGAAGAAGTATGCAAGGCTCAAGCctacattttgttttacagcCAACGACTTACTCAGGCAAATGGACGTGGTAAAATACCACATCCTAGCACAGCTGAAAGTCAGCAGCACACAGAATTAGCTGACTGTTCCGTGGCCAACAGTAGCAGCTAA
- the USP44 gene encoding ubiquitin carboxyl-terminal hydrolase 44 isoform X2 has product MDKCKHIGRLRLAQDHSILNPQKWHCVDCNTTESVWACLSCSHVACGRYIEEHALKHFQESSHPVALEVNELYVFCYLCDDYVLNDNATGDLKLLRSTLSAIKSQNYDCTTRSGRTLRSMGTSDDSYLSHGGAQALLRNEDRMFTALWHRRRAFLGKIFRSWLELTPTGKRILEEERRREEAEERREKARKRRQERKRELKAEMEKMPPRKSSRLQNQIRMSSESASCLQKTSQNMESVAELKKTYTSDEVRLKKISDSPIKRRPTVTPGVTGLRNLGNTCYMNSILQVLSHLLIFRECFLKLDLNQTQELLATATNGKTRSSSKHLSIAASTLHVNESQEKVKGSSSVRRPSLSSGLSGGASKSRNMELIQPREPSSKHISLCHELHTLFQVMWSGKWALVSPFAMLHSVWRLIPAFRGYAQQDAQEFLCELLDKVQQELETTGTRYPALIPASQRKLIKQVLNVVNNIFHGQLLSQVTCLACDNKSNTVEPFWDLSLEFPERYHCNGKEMSSQYPCLLTEMLAKFTETEALEGKIYACDQCNIILTEAQKQLMVCRLPQVLRLHLKRFRWSGRNHREKIGVHVNFDQMLNMEPYCCRESLKSLLPDCFIYDLSAVVMHHGKGFGSGHYTAYCYNSEGGFWVHCNDSKLNMCTMEEVCKAQAYILFYSQRLTQANGRGKIPHPSTAESQQHTELADCSVANSSS; this is encoded by the exons ATGGATAAGTGTAAGCACATAGGACGTCTGCGACTGGCCCAAGATCACTCCATTCTGAATCCTCAGAAATGGCATTGCGTGGACTGCAATACTACCGAATCTGTGTGGGCGTGCCTCAGCTGCTCACATGTGGCGTGTGGAAGATATATTGAAGAACATGCACTAAAGCACTTTCAGGAGAGCAGTCACCCAGTGGCATTGGAAGTAAATGAGCTGTATGTTTTCTGTTATCTCTGCGATGATTATGTTCTTAATGATAATGCAACTGGTGATTTAAAACTGTTGCGAAGTACGTTAAGTGCAATCAAGAGTCAAAACTATGATTGCACTACTCGAAGTGGGAGGACTTTGCGTTCTATGGGTACAAGTGATGATTCTTACCTTTCACACGGTGGTGCCCAAGCCTTGCTTCGGAATGAAGATCGCATGTTCACAGCTCTCTGGCACCGACGGCGTGCATTCCTGGGCAAAATATTCAGATCATGGCTTGAGTTGACACCTACTGGAAAAAGGattttggaagaagaaaggcgtcgggaagaagcagaggaaagaagggagaaagctAGGAAGAGAAGACAAGAACGAAAGCGTGAGTTGAaagcagagatggaaaagatgCCTCCAAGAAAGAGCAGTCGTTTACAAAATCAGATTAGAATGTCCTCAGAATCAGCATCCTGCCTGCAAAAGACATCACAGAACATGGAGTCTGTGGCAGAGTTGAAAAAAACGTATACCTCAGATGAAGtaagattgaaaaaaataagtgaCTCTCCAATTAAGCGAAGGCCCACGGTGACTCCTGGGGTAACAGGACTGAGAAACCTAGGAAATACATGCTATATGAATTCTATCCTGCAGGTATTAAGTCACTTACTTATTTTTCGagaatgctttttaaagcttGATCTCAACCAAACTCAGGAACTGCTGGCAACAGCAACCAATGGTAAAACCAGATCTTCATCTAAACACCTGTCAATAGCTGCCTCAACATTACATGTGAATGAGAGCCAAGAGAAAGTAAAGGGATCATCTTCTGTGAGGCGGCCTAGTTTATCCTCTGGATTAAGTGGAGGAGCATCAAAAAGTAGAAATATGGAACTTATTCAGCCCAGGGAGCCCAGTTCAAAGCATATTTCTCTCTGTCATGAGCTGCATACTCTGTTCCAAGTTATGTGGTCTGGCAAATGGGCGCTGGTGTCTCCTTTTGCCATGCTTCATTCTGTGTGGAGGCTAATTCCAGCCTTCAGAGGATATGCCCAACAAGATGCTCAGGAATTTCTCTGTGAACTTTTGGATAAAGTGCAGCAGGAACTGGAGACTACAGGGACCAGATACCCAGCTCTCATCCCTGCCTCTCAAAGAAAACTTATAAAACAGGTTTTGAATGTGGTTAACAACATTTTTCATGGACAGCTATTAAGTCAG GTTACATGTCTTGCCTGTGACAATAAATCAAATACTGTAGAACCTTTCTGGGACCTGTCCCTGGAGTTTCCTGAGAGGTATCACTGCAATGGCAAGGAGATGTCGTCTCAGTATCCATGTCTGCTAACAGAAATGCTGGCCAAGTTTACAGAAACTGAAGCTTTGGAAGGAAAGATATATGCGTGTGATCAGTGCAACA TTATACTCACAGAAGCTCAGAAGCAGCTTATGGTGTGTCGACTACCTCAGGTTCTCAGATTACACCTTAAACGGTTTAG GTGGTCAGGACGCAATCATCGTGAGAAGATTGGCGTACATGTTAATTTTGATCAAATGCTGAACATGGAGCCTTATTGCTGCAGAGAATCCCTCAAGTCCCTCCTACCCGACTGCTTTATCTACGACTTGTCTGCTGTGGTAATGCATCACGGGAAAGGATTTGGCTCAGGGCACTACACTGCCTACTGCTACAATTCAGAAGGAG GATTTTGGGTACACTGCAATGATTCAAAACTCAACATGTGCACTATGGAAGAAGTATGCAAGGCTCAAGCctacattttgttttacagcCAACGACTTACTCAGGCAAATGGACGTGGTAAAATACCACATCCTAGCACAGCTGAAAGTCAGCAGCACACAGAATTAGCTGACTGTTCCGTGGCCAACAGTAGCAGCTAA